CGCAAGCCATTTCCATCGGCAAGAACTGCGACAAGTTTGGCATCGTGGTTCACGAGCTGGGCCACGTCGTCGGCTTCTGGCACGAGCACACGCGGCCCGACCGCGACGATCACGTCACCATCATACGGGACAACATCCAACCAGGTGAGGTCGCCATACGGCGAAGTCCCCGCCCCCCTACCCACGAGGCACCCGGCTTCTCGATCCCGCTCCAACGCCCCCTTGTGTACGTTTGCGCACTTGACCCAGGTCAGGAGTACAACTTCCTGAAGATGGAACCGGGCGAGGTCAACTCTCTGGGCGAGGCGTACGACTTTGACAGCATCATGCACTACGCCAGGAACACATTCTCACGGTAAAACGCTCGTTAGCATCTTTACGAACCTTGTGACGATAAATATTTTGTCGGCATCGAACCACGTCGAGTCGCACCTCGTTTGAAAGCCCTCGATGAGTACTTTTTCGATCTGTctatattttgttaattttaatggCGCCgtggctaaaaaaataatattcgatttccatgcaaaaaaatggagccTTAAGAGTGTGTTTGAATGTCCACTGATTTTGAGCTTGAAAATAGTGCTTCTTTGTGTTAAAGGGGAATGTTCCTTGACACCATCCTTCCGTCCAGGGACGAAAACGGCGTTCGCCCCGCCATCGGCCAGCGGACCAGACTCAGTAAGGGGGACGTTGCGCAAGCCAGGAAGCTCTATCGATGTCCAGGTACTCCAATACAATTACTGTCAAGCTAGCGTCCGTGCGTGCTTGCACGCATTGATTTGCCGAGTACGTTTTTGGACATGGCTCCGCCGCCCGACTCGCCACACTAACAATAATTTGTTGTAAAGGTTTACGATTTTACGattattgtatttatataaagcatgagtgatttttttttaaagtggctcttttcatccttctaaTACGTTTAGCACAACCATTTGAACAAAGAGTGAATTAACCAATGAGtgaacgtctatcactgtcaatggcagaccagGAGTTAGTTTCCTTTCCGTAATAGTAACAAGGCTAGAAATGATGTTATCATAAATAATTACCCAattttctcgcatttaagccgtatttgtaactggaaaaaaatgatgattgaatcaagggtacggcttatatgcgcacaagacttacagcattgctatactctttttcacctgtAGATGTCAGCATAgtcacatttactatttgttggttattttctgttttgcagtaagaaaacaaccattactggatgaattaattccttatgatattcacccgaataatgtgcttttgattcatacagtatctcagaagtTGTAATAGTTTAAAAATTcttcatatatatttatttatttaagtgtGTATATTGAAGAcctatttggaattattttatcaaTAGAATCACCCAAAACGCTATCAAAAATGAGAATATTACTTTGAATCCATCCATCTGCTTCGTTGTTTGTCGtttactaccatattttctgtgtttttgttttttaaagcatgcgGTGAAACACTCCAAGACTCTACGGGTAACTTTTCCTCTCCGGGTTACCCCAACGGATACCCTTCGTACACTCACTGCGTGTGGAGAATATCTGTTACACCTGGAGAGAAGGTGCAAATATTATAGATTTTAATAACGGGGCGTTGATGAGATTGCAAATTGTTTGTGAAAAATTGGAATTGCAATTTTTGTCGAAGTAAAAATCTGTGCAAAATCCCCATTTAATCTGCACTTTTTAATCCCCCAGATTGTGCTCAACTTGACCACTTTGGATCTTTACAAGAGCAGCCTGTGTTGGTACGACTACATGGAAGTGCGCGACGGCTACTGGAGGAAGGCTCCTCTGCTGGGTGGGTGAGAGGCCCGCTGCgcacaaaaaaagggggggaaaaacaaacaaaaacaaaacaccaccccccccaaaaaaagaaaaaaacggcgCGCCGGCAGAACAATTGAAAAGCGGCGCTCCGTACGTGCAGGCAGGTTCTGCGGAGACAAACTTCCTGACGTTCTGACCTCCAGCGACAGCAGAATGTGGATCGAATTCCGGAGCAGTAGCAACTGGGTCGGAAAAGGTTTCGCCGCTTTTTACGAAGGTACCTCGCTTCCTCGTTGAACCCTTTCGCACTCAAATTTGGCCACGACAAAAAGCTTTTGGCGTTTTACTTTCGCCTCCAAATGCGAAAGTtgattcaagttacgaaatgcgaaatctaaaaaaaattcaaaatgcaGCGTTTCGGATTTTCCACTGATTGGTTGGATTTTTCAAGACCGCCAGCTTTTCCCAGTCCAAtccgattggacgtctggcaacGTCAACGGTAGCCGACGAGTTAGCCTTATGCTTTTTTTATGAGTACACTCCAATCCATTGGGAGGGTTTGACAAGCACCTCCcgttttaaatggattggacgtccagcagCGTCGATGGTAGCTAATGAGGTCGTATTAAATGAGTATCAATGGTAGACGTCCAAACtgttttgaactgggaggtctgGCGAATGAGCAAAAGTTAGTCATTCCTGTGTTTGGTAGCCAATGAGCTAGTAGTAGCTAGTAATTCGTTTGGACTGGGAAGGTTAGCAGCGAGTGTCACCGCTGGCGCCTCCCGGTCAAAACAGATCGGACAGCATCTTGACGTGAACGGTaaattttttttgtggtttttttggggggtggcgCAGCCATCTGCGGCGGCGACGTGAAGAAAGACTCGGGGCAGATCCAGTCGCCCAATTACCCGGACGACTACCGGCCTTCCAAAGAGTGCGTGTGGCGGATCGCCGTGTCGCAAGGCTTCAACGTGGGGCTAAGCTTCCAGGCCTTCGAGGTGACTAATATTATTAGACCACGCCCCCATCTCCCATTGGCCGCGTTAGCTTTTGTTTTACCCAGTCATATGTGttcgccaataaattgaattgaattgaattgacccATTGGCATGCGACTGTTGTAGAAAAATTCTTCtcgttcaattcaattccatttcAAATTGTTATGGTCTAAAATGTTGccctttttaattgaattgacattttttggaatgattttatttagttgaatttgacaaggttgcagtatttaaatgttttctttttttaacttttaaatagaatagtttaatatttcatttgttttaacgTTGCAATTTTGCTTTACTataagttttatttttcaacattttaaacattacaattattttttttccgccgACAGATGGAACGTCACGACAGTTGCGCGTACGACTACCTGGAGGTGCGCGACGGGCCGCTGGAGAGCAGCCCTCTGATCGGTCGCTTCTGCGGCTACGACAAACCCGAGGACGTGCGCTCCACGGCAAACGCGCTGTGGATGAAGTTCGTCTCGGACGGGACGGTCAACAAAGCGGGCTTCGCCGCCAATTTCTTCAAGGGTATgttccaaaaaaacaacaacatttttttgccttaaaacAATGTAGCAATTTCCCTTATCCAAATGAATATTGGCACTCATATTTGAACAGACAAAAGTTTGTTTGCACGCCAGGACTAGTAAAGTCCACGCTTCTCACGTTCTGGTGGGGTTTTTGGTGTTCCAGAGGAGGACGAGTGTTCTAAAGAGGACAACGGCGGCTGCCAGCAACGTTGCATCAACACGTTGGGAAGCTACAAGTGCGCCTGCGACCCGGGCTACGAGCTAGCGCCCGACAAAAAGACCTGTGAAGGtaatgctctctctctctcatttattcaatccttttttttccacagcgcttatcctcacaagagtggcaggggtgctggagcccattctCAGCCAACTGTGGCCAGTCGGAATCGGTCGCCAGGCCACGGCGGGGCACACCGAGACAAACAACCGTTCACGCTAACACTAAGTACAAAGTAGCATGTGATTAAGATAgcattttggggatgtgggtagaaagcggagtaccaggagaaaagccGGACACGAAAACTCCACACGCCTTGCCCCCGACtccaaaataaaactaaaaaattGGGGGGGCAATAATAGGAAATCATGATGGggacttgagtggttagcgcatcggcctcacagtgagagtcctgggttcaaatccatgttggtccacctgtgtggatttgcatgttctccctgggcctgcgtgggttttctgcgggtactccggtttcctcccacattccaaaaacatgcatgctaggctgattggacaatctaaactGTCCCTTAGTtaggagtgattggttgtttgtcttcttgtgccctgcgattggctggccacccattcagggtgtcccccgcctcgtgccagaatgcatctgggataggctccagcaccccacgcaactctagtgaggataaagcggttcagaaaatgaaagaaaaaggaaaggaatacattttttttaatggggggGAAAATGACAAAGAATTTGTCCTTCTTTTCTGTGACTCAGCGGCGTGCGGCGGCCTGCTGTCCAAGCTGAACGGCACCATCAGTACGCCAGGCTGGCCCAAAGAGTACCCGCCCAACAAGAACTGCGTGTGGCACGTGGTGGCGCCGGCGCAGTACCGCATCTCCATGCAGTTCGAGGCCTTCGAGCTGGAGGGCAACGAGGTAAGCGCCGTCATCACGTACGTATTTTAACGCCGGGCGGGTCCGAGTTTTTGGCGAGCTGGATTTTTCGGCCGTCAGGTGTGCAAGTACGACTACGTGGAGGTGCGTAGCGGCCTGTCGCCAGACTCCAAACTCCAGGGCAAGTACTGCGGCGCCCAAGTCCCCGAAGTGCTCACGTCGCAGTACAACAACATGAGGATCGAGTTCAAATCCGACAACACCGTCTCCAAAAAGGGATTCAAGGCGCACTTTTTTTCAGGTGAGCACAATTTGGGCCCCATTCCACGTATACttaaaaagtcaacaaaaaatTTAAGACACGTAGACTACCATTGGCGGCAATAACTGTCAAATCCATGTTGAGTGGGAGAGGTTAGGGTTAGACGGCTAATGCAGTCACGATTTTTTTTcgattttgtttccattttgaatttttcttagggttttgtatttattttttaatgtttcgtGGTTTAACGCAGTTTTTAATGACTGTTTAATTTATAGTGCATTTTTAAACAGTTTATCGATCTTTACCTTGTTATTTTTGCATCGATTTTGAGGCCTTGTGGCATTTTCTTCccgtttttttgcattttttcattttttttccttaacattttctatgttttttttgtggttttcatTGGGAATTTTAGCATAGATTTTAGATCATTACCTGCATAGTTTGGGGCTTTTTCAGGTTAACTATTTTAGATGAACGCCATGTTTCTTTAGCAAGTACTGTATGCAAATTCTGTGTAATCAGATGAAGATACATAGGAAGAgatccattttgaaatattctAGACATTGGAAAcggtctgccattgacaataataggCGTCCGATTCATTGAACTTGAACATCAGgcgaaaaaataaaaagtttgcTTACTTGTTTGACTGTTTTTGTGGGCGTGGCAGACAAGGACGAGTGCAGCAAGGACAACGGCGGCTGTCAACACGAGTGCGTCAACACGCTGGGCTCGTACGTGTGCCAGTGCCGCCACGGCTTCGTTCTGCACGAAAACGAGCACGACTGCAAGGAAGGTACGTCACGTCGTCGTCCCGCGATGTGAAGTTgcctgtaaaaaaatacatgtcagCAACAATGCTTCGGTGGTGGCCCCTAAGCCGCAcctgataacatttttttttgctttggcgCCAGGTGGTAGAAATTAGGAGCCAAAGAAAATGTTGAGGTGAAGGGAGGAGCTTCATTAAATGTGGATGGAATCAGACTATATACATTTTtcccctgtattttttttatttaatctataaataaaaatgatatttgtGGTTAAATGAGATAAAttattgtaaaataataattttacattttttttactttttatataaaataaaatatttgtaaaaatatatttatattttacaatttatttttcaaaacctAAAATCAGGcagttgcttttttaaattagaaaatgagaaaaatattttcttatctAGAAAAAGTAAACCTTCCCATTTTCCTAAATCCAGGGATGACTCCTTGTAATTGGAAGATGAGAAAttgtaacaaaaaacaaaataatattcatttagACGGACGGCGTCACTGCATCTCTTGTCGCACCTGTGATTATTGGTTGCGTCGATTTCAAAACGGCAAACTAACGTCGCTTGCCGCTTCCTGTTCTCTTTTCTGGACTCGGCGCCCTCCGGTGGCCGCAGCCGAATGCGAGCACAAGATCCGCGTCCCCGCCGGCAGCCTGAGCAGCCCCAACTGGCCTGACAAGTACCCCAGTCGCAAAGAGTGCACCTGGGACATCACCGCCACACCGGGACACCGCGTGACCATCGTGAGTGCCCGCCGCTTGTGAGAAAAATCCCTTTGAACCGATTGCACGCCGAGCGCCTTCAATGGCGGCGCCGTTAATTGACAACTAATCCATTGACTGATGCATCTACATAATCGGAAATCTATCACCATCAACGGCATTAAAGTAATTAAGAGAAGTCATTTTGGGCACCCGAGTGTCAAGTCATCTTGTTTTGCCCAAAAAAGTGCAACCTTCTTTCGCAAACATGTTTATAAAGAGCCTCCATTCCACCGcttagctttttttgtgtgcaaatggACTCATTTGGATTAAACGAAAACAAAACAGAGTTAGCATCTCGGTTAAAATCCGCGGCGGGCGTTCATGCGTTGGCGCAAGACCTCGGGCCCGGTTAGCTTGCCCATCTGTCTCCCTCACGCGACACGTGGCGTGCATTTAGCCTGCACGTGCCCGCACATTACCGCCAAATTCTCTCTTGCCAAACTGCAAATGTTTGTGCGTTATTATCAACTCTACTCatgccacttcaaatggattggacgtcaaaaaaaaaaaaactcatttcaatttacAAGTAGTCTGGAAAAATCAGTTCCAATCAAAGTCAATGTTAGATTAGCAAACATTTGCATCAGCTAATTCAATTTATGAAAAACCGTCAGCCTTACGAAATGACCTCAggacggccatgttggtaggggcgacgTTCCCATTAAAGTCAATACACTGACATTCAAATGAAGTCATAACTTATTTCaatattctaaatattattGTAGCTACAGCCTcccacttcatttttatttccagcataataaaatgaataaaagtttTAAAAGAATATCTACTAGTGACAGCAGGAGTCGAATTGGGGGAGTGTTATAAACAAATGACGTCACGCTAACAATTACATGACGTTGccagaaatgaaaacaaatggcaACTTGGTGCATACGAGTGTCATACAACAATTTCatcgaaaaaaaacaacattttgagTGCTGTGTAGATGTAGAATGAAAATACGTGCTTTTTTTGCTTACCGTGTAGACGTTCAGCGAGTTCGAGATCGAGCAGCACCAGGAATGCGCATACGACCACCTGGAGGCCTTTGACGGCGACGGTGACTCGGCCGCCATCTTGGGACGCTTATGCGGCAGCAAAATACCAGAACCGCTGGTGTCCACCGCCAACCGGATGTACCTGCGGTTCATTTCAGACGCCTCAGTTCAGCGGAAAGGCTTCCAGGCCACTCATTCTACCGGTAATGTAGGAAAACCTTCACATTTTCTGTGTAGCGCAATGGCTACGTCTAGTGGCTAACACGGAAAGCACTCCAAGTGTTTGAAGCAGTTTGGCGAATTATTTTCCTCTCAAAGTCAccttaagtcttttttttaattctgcgaGTGGAAAATAAACGTTATGACAAAGTATTTCGTCTGAAATGACTGCTTTAAAGTAGTTAATTGTGGTCATATTAAGTTCAAAGAAGCTATATTAAGAGGCTAACACGGAAAGCTCACCGTCATTTGAAGCAGGTGCCCAGAATATTTTCCTCTTAGTAGTAGTTGCGGTTTTTATAACGTTTCACACGTGGAATATAAGTTTCAGCAACGCATTTTGCCTGAAATTACTTAGCTAAATGACTACGTGTTTTCGCCTGAAATTTCTTAGCTAAATGACTACGTGTTTTCGCCTGAAATTACTTAGCTAAATGACATCGTTCGTTGTTAGCTGGATGTTGGGATTGGCGCCAATCGATAGTGCTGCACTGCCCTCCACTGTTCCGGAGTGGTCAGTGCACCACGTTTTCATGATaagatgctaaaaaaaatattcgttGTCAGTTTTTTTCACAGTTAAAGCTTCCATATTTCTTGGAATTTAAACgaatattttagattagatcagagaataaaatctaaaataaaaacacaacgtACAAACACGTCTCATTAAAATATCAATTATTCCACTTAAACATGCCCAGTTTTTTCCcattcatgaaaatgtgtacactttattatttaaatgaatttttgtGGCACGTCCACAGAGTGCGGCGGTCGCCTGAAAGCGGACGGACGTCAGAAGAACCTGTACTCGCACGCCCAGTTTGGGGACAACAACTACCCGGGCCACAGCGACTGCGAGTGGCTGTTGACGGCCGAGCGCGGCGACGGCATCGAGCTCAGCTTCGTCACCTTCGAAGTGGAGGAAGAAGCCGACTGCGGCTACGACTTCATCGAACTCTACGACGGCTACGACGTGGACGCGCGCCGGCTGGGACGATTCTGCGGATCGGGGGTAAGAAAAACATTATACCGCTACTGCTGTGACAATAGTATATTCAAAGGGTGATACTTTGCACCCCATATATTATCACATGCAATGCAGAAAAAGTTAATATGATAACAATtgcattttgtatcatatgtttcaaattctatttattttttgccttgtgaaatttaatttgaaatgtttgtCCATATTTCAGATTCATTTTAATCACATAAATACACACTTAATTATATTATTGTTTGcacttaaatttgaaaaatggaaatacaaagacatgcaaattactttttttaaaaataacttctATTTGCATTGTTATTAAACATTGTATCGCAGCTGAAATATTTGATTGTAAATGTTTTATgcaagtaaataaatatttgtttttgtttcttttagcCCAGGGAAGGCATCTACTCACCCAGCGACGCCTTGCTGGTCCGTTTCCATAGCGACGACACCATCAGCAAGAAAGGCTTCCACATCCGCTACTCCAGCGCCAGTTTCCAGGAGAGCCTCCACGACAGGAAATGACTCCCTCTCGTGGCCACTGACGGCATTACGCAAAAACGTTTCCCTGGattccaaacaaactg
The Stigmatopora argus isolate UIUO_Sarg chromosome 7, RoL_Sarg_1.0, whole genome shotgun sequence DNA segment above includes these coding regions:
- the LOC144076952 gene encoding dorsal-ventral patterning tolloid-like protein 1 isoform X3, which gives rise to MERVPPAVAAKMRCLTLLLAGLSVWAKVGRGVDYDERDYEYYDDAAAAADTAVDYKDPCKAAAFWGDIALDEEDLNMFRAHGASRLTDDSQGMRKSGVPEERQVSKKRGSLYLLLERLRHFGWNFFPKYSGRKNRSGESGNGRFPRAATSRAERIWPGGVIPYVIGGNFTGSQRAMFKQAMRHWEKQTCVTFIEKTDEESYIVFTYRPCGCCSYVGRRGNGPQAISIGKNCDKFGIVVHELGHVVGFWHEHTRPDRDDHVTIIRDNIQPGQEYNFLKMEPGEVNSLGEAYDFDSIMHYARNTFSRGMFLDTILPSRDENGVRPAIGQRTRLSKGDVAQARKLYRCPACGETLQDSTGNFSSPGYPNGYPSYTHCVWRISVTPGEKIVLNLTTLDLYKSSLCWYDYMEVRDGYWRKAPLLGRFCGDKLPDVLTSSDSRMWIEFRSSSNWVGKGFAAFYEAICGGDVKKDSGQIQSPNYPDDYRPSKECVWRIAVSQGFNVGLSFQAFEMERHDSCAYDYLEVRDGPLESSPLIGRFCGYDKPEDVRSTANALWMKFVSDGTVNKAGFAANFFKEEDECSKEDNGGCQQRCINTLGSYKCACDPGYELAPDKKTCEAACGGLLSKLNGTISTPGWPKEYPPNKNCVWHVVAPAQYRISMQFEAFELEGNEVCKYDYVEVRSGLSPDSKLQGKYCGAQVPEVLTSQYNNMRIEFKSDNTVSKKGFKAHFFSDKDECSKDNGGCQHECVNTLGSYVCQCRHGFVLHENEHDCKEAECEHKIRVPAGSLSSPNWPDKYPSRKECTWDITATPGHRVTITFSEFEIEQHQECAYDHLEAFDGDGDSAAILGRLCGSKIPEPLVSTANRMYLRFISDASVQRKGFQATHSTECGGRLKADGRQKNLYSHAQFGDNNYPGHSDCEWLLTAERGDGIELSFVTFEVEEEADCGYDFIELYDGYDVDARRLGRFCGSGPREGIYSPSDALLVRFHSDDTISKKGFHIRYSSASFQESLHDRK
- the LOC144076952 gene encoding dorsal-ventral patterning tolloid-like protein 1 isoform X2 — encoded protein: MERVPPAVAAKMRCLTLLLAGLSVWAKVGRGVDYDERDYEYYDDAAAAADTAVDYKDPCKAAAFWGDIALDEEDLNMFRAHGASRLTDDSQGMRKSGVPEERQVSKKRGSLYLLLERLRHFGWNFFPKYSGRKNRSGESGNGRFPRAATSRAERIWPGGVIPYVIGGNFTGSQRAMFKQAMRHWEKQTCVTFIEKTDEESYIVFTYRPCGCCSYVGRRGNGPQAISIGKNCDKFGIVVHELGHVVGFWHEHTRPDRDDHVTIIRDNIQPGQEYNFLKMEPGEVNSLGEAYDFDSIMHYARNTFSRDENGVRPAIGQRTRLSKGDVAQARKLYRCPACGETLQDSTGNFSSPGYPNGYPSYTHCVWRISVTPGEKIVLNLTTLDLYKSSLCWYDYMEVRDGYWRKAPLLGGKKRRAGRTIEKRRSVRAGRFCGDKLPDVLTSSDSRMWIEFRSSSNWVGKGFAAFYEAICGGDVKKDSGQIQSPNYPDDYRPSKECVWRIAVSQGFNVGLSFQAFEMERHDSCAYDYLEVRDGPLESSPLIGRFCGYDKPEDVRSTANALWMKFVSDGTVNKAGFAANFFKEEDECSKEDNGGCQQRCINTLGSYKCACDPGYELAPDKKTCEAACGGLLSKLNGTISTPGWPKEYPPNKNCVWHVVAPAQYRISMQFEAFELEGNEVCKYDYVEVRSGLSPDSKLQGKYCGAQVPEVLTSQYNNMRIEFKSDNTVSKKGFKAHFFSDKDECSKDNGGCQHECVNTLGSYVCQCRHGFVLHENEHDCKEAECEHKIRVPAGSLSSPNWPDKYPSRKECTWDITATPGHRVTITFSEFEIEQHQECAYDHLEAFDGDGDSAAILGRLCGSKIPEPLVSTANRMYLRFISDASVQRKGFQATHSTECGGRLKADGRQKNLYSHAQFGDNNYPGHSDCEWLLTAERGDGIELSFVTFEVEEEADCGYDFIELYDGYDVDARRLGRFCGSGPREGIYSPSDALLVRFHSDDTISKKGFHIRYSSASFQESLHDRK
- the LOC144076952 gene encoding dorsal-ventral patterning tolloid-like protein 1 isoform X1; the protein is MERVPPAVAAKMRCLTLLLAGLSVWAKVGRGVDYDERDYEYYDDAAAAADTAVDYKDPCKAAAFWGDIALDEEDLNMFRAHGASRLTDDSQGMRKSGVPEERQVSKKRGSLYLLLERLRHFGWNFFPKYSGRKNRSGESGNGRFPRAATSRAERIWPGGVIPYVIGGNFTGSQRAMFKQAMRHWEKQTCVTFIEKTDEESYIVFTYRPCGCCSYVGRRGNGPQAISIGKNCDKFGIVVHELGHVVGFWHEHTRPDRDDHVTIIRDNIQPGQEYNFLKMEPGEVNSLGEAYDFDSIMHYARNTFSRGMFLDTILPSRDENGVRPAIGQRTRLSKGDVAQARKLYRCPACGETLQDSTGNFSSPGYPNGYPSYTHCVWRISVTPGEKIVLNLTTLDLYKSSLCWYDYMEVRDGYWRKAPLLGGKKRRAGRTIEKRRSVRAGRFCGDKLPDVLTSSDSRMWIEFRSSSNWVGKGFAAFYEAICGGDVKKDSGQIQSPNYPDDYRPSKECVWRIAVSQGFNVGLSFQAFEMERHDSCAYDYLEVRDGPLESSPLIGRFCGYDKPEDVRSTANALWMKFVSDGTVNKAGFAANFFKEEDECSKEDNGGCQQRCINTLGSYKCACDPGYELAPDKKTCEAACGGLLSKLNGTISTPGWPKEYPPNKNCVWHVVAPAQYRISMQFEAFELEGNEVCKYDYVEVRSGLSPDSKLQGKYCGAQVPEVLTSQYNNMRIEFKSDNTVSKKGFKAHFFSDKDECSKDNGGCQHECVNTLGSYVCQCRHGFVLHENEHDCKEAECEHKIRVPAGSLSSPNWPDKYPSRKECTWDITATPGHRVTITFSEFEIEQHQECAYDHLEAFDGDGDSAAILGRLCGSKIPEPLVSTANRMYLRFISDASVQRKGFQATHSTECGGRLKADGRQKNLYSHAQFGDNNYPGHSDCEWLLTAERGDGIELSFVTFEVEEEADCGYDFIELYDGYDVDARRLGRFCGSGPREGIYSPSDALLVRFHSDDTISKKGFHIRYSSASFQESLHDRK
- the LOC144076952 gene encoding dorsal-ventral patterning tolloid-like protein 1 isoform X4; translation: MERVPPAVAAKMRCLTLLLAGLSVWAKVGRGVDYDERDYEYYDDAAAAADTAVDYKDPCKAAAFWGDIALDEEDLNMFRAHGASRLTDDSQGMRKSGVPEERQVSKKRGSLYLLLERLRHFGWNFFPKYSGRKNRSGESGNGRFPRAATSRAERIWPGGVIPYVIGGNFTGSQRAMFKQAMRHWEKQTCVTFIEKTDEESYIVFTYRPCGCCSYVGRRGNGPQAISIGKNCDKFGIVVHELGHVVGFWHEHTRPDRDDHVTIIRDNIQPGQEYNFLKMEPGEVNSLGEAYDFDSIMHYARNTFSRGMFLDTILPSRDENGVRPAIGQRTRLSKGDVAQARKLYRCPACGETLQDSTGNFSSPGYPNGYPSYTHCVWRISVTPGEKIVLNLTTLDLYKSSLCWYDYMEVRDGYWRKAPLLGGDSRMWIEFRSSSNWVGKGFAAFYEAICGGDVKKDSGQIQSPNYPDDYRPSKECVWRIAVSQGFNVGLSFQAFEMERHDSCAYDYLEVRDGPLESSPLIGRFCGYDKPEDVRSTANALWMKFVSDGTVNKAGFAANFFKEEDECSKEDNGGCQQRCINTLGSYKCACDPGYELAPDKKTCEAACGGLLSKLNGTISTPGWPKEYPPNKNCVWHVVAPAQYRISMQFEAFELEGNEVCKYDYVEVRSGLSPDSKLQGKYCGAQVPEVLTSQYNNMRIEFKSDNTVSKKGFKAHFFSDKDECSKDNGGCQHECVNTLGSYVCQCRHGFVLHENEHDCKEAECEHKIRVPAGSLSSPNWPDKYPSRKECTWDITATPGHRVTITFSEFEIEQHQECAYDHLEAFDGDGDSAAILGRLCGSKIPEPLVSTANRMYLRFISDASVQRKGFQATHSTECGGRLKADGRQKNLYSHAQFGDNNYPGHSDCEWLLTAERGDGIELSFVTFEVEEEADCGYDFIELYDGYDVDARRLGRFCGSGPREGIYSPSDALLVRFHSDDTISKKGFHIRYSSASFQESLHDRK